In Stomoxys calcitrans chromosome 2, idStoCalc2.1, whole genome shotgun sequence, the following proteins share a genomic window:
- the LOC106090991 gene encoding serine/threonine-protein phosphatase 2A 56 kDa regulatory subunit gamma isoform isoform X6 produces MLSNLNRGKEKITEIFRLLGANKENKSTPPRDAPPPTPITKGINLNATPIVKKEKRQSSSRYNVSKNCELTSLSPLNEKTPANEREELFIQKLRQCCTLFDFSEPLSDLKWKEVKRAALHEMVDFLSNQNNVITEAIYPEAINMFAVNLFRTLPPSSNPNGAEFDPEEDEPTLESSWPHLQFVYELFLRFLESPDFQPNIARRFIDHQFVLQLLDLFDSEDPRERDFLKTVLHRIYGKFLGLRAFIRKQINNVFYRFIYETEHHNGIAELLEILGSIINGFALPLKEEHKQFLLKVLLPLHKAKSLSVYHPQLTYCVVQFLEKDPSLAEPVIKSLLKFWPKTHSPKEVMFLNELEELLDVIEPAEFQKVMVPLFRQIAKCVSSPHFQVAERALYYWNNEYIMSLISDNSQVILPIMFPALNRNSKTHWNKTIHGLIYNALKLFMEMNQRLFDECSKNYRQEKQMEREKLSQREGLWQQVETMAKSNPDWTKICGQMDSLSISSSQNEFDQDNDNLDLTYKLDYDDSQQQPQPTQNHTIVQENREKSPRNMDKPLLRRKSDLPADSGTVHALIEHKRPDEYLKTPPDGNAC; encoded by the exons GCCAACAAGGAAAATAAAAGCACACCACCACGTGATGCTCCTCCTCCAACACCCATAACTAAAGGAATTAATCTTAATGCTACACCCATAGTAAAGAAAGAAAAGCGACAAAGCAGCTCACGTTATAATGTATCAAAAAATTGTGAACTTACGTCGTTATCTCCTTTAAATGAAA AAACTCCCGCCAATGAACGCGAGGaactttttatacaaaaactAAGACAATGCTGTACACTGTTCGATTTTTCCGAACCTTTAAGCGACCTAAAATGGAAGGAGGTTAAACGTGCGGCCCTTCATGAAATGGTGGATTTTTTATCCAATCAAAATAATGTCATTACCGAGGCCATTTATCCGGAAGCAATCAATATG TTTGCTGTAAATTTATTTCGCACTTTGCCGCCTTCATCTAATCCCAATGGTGCCGAATTTGATCCCGAAGAAGATGAACCAACCTTAGAGTCGTCATGGCCGCATCTGCAATTTGTTTATGAGttatttttgagatttttggaaTCACCAGATTTTCAACCTAATATTGCTAGACGTTTCATCGATCATCAATTCGTTTTGCAATTGTTGGATTTGTTTGACTCTGAAGATCCACGAGAACGTGATTTCCTTAAGACTGTTTTACATCGTATTTACGGAAAATTTTTAGGTTTGAGAGCATTTATACGCAAACAAATCAACAATGTTTTCTATAG GTTTATCTATGAAACTGAGCATCATAATGGGATAGCTGAACTATTAGAAATTTTGGGCAGTATAATCAATGGATTTGCTTTACCTCTCAAAGAGGAACACAAACAATTTTTGCTCAAAGTTCTACTACCATTGCATAAGGCAAAAAGCCTCTCAGTGTATCATCCACAATTAACCTATTGTgtagtacagtttttggaaaaagATCCCAGTTTAGCGGAACCAGTTATAAA aagccttttgaaattttggcctaAAACTCATAGCCCCAAAGAAGTTATGTTTTTGAATGAACTGGAGGAGCTGCTTGATGTTATAGAACCAGCTGAATTCCAAAAAGTAATGGTACCACTATTCCGTCAAATTGCCAAATGTGTCTCTTCGCCTCACTTTCAAGTGGCCGAACGGGCGCTTTACTATTGGAACAACGAGTATATAATGTCCTTAATATCAGACAACTCTCAAGTGATTTTGCCAATAATGTTTCCTGCCTTGAATCGCAATTCGAAAACGCACTGGAACAAAACGATACATGGACTAATTTATAATGCTTTGAAGCTGTTCATGGAAATGAATCAACGTTTATTTGACGAATGTAGCAAAAATTACCGACAGGAGAAGCAAAT GGAACGTGAAAAGTTGTCACAACGTGAGGGTCTTTggcaacaagttgaaactatgGCTAAAAGTAATCCCGATTGGACCAAGATATGTGGTCAAATGGACAGTTTAAGTATTTCAAGTAGTCAAAATGAATTCGATCAAGATAATGATAACCTAGACCTAACCTATAAGTTGGATTACGATGATAGTCAGCAGCAACCGCAGCCAACACAGAACCATACTATAGTACAGGAAAATCGTGAG AAATCGCCACGTAATATGGATAAACCATTGCTTAGACGAAAATCAGATTTGCCCGCTGATAGCGGAACTGTTCATGCACTTATTGAGCACAAAAGGCCAGATGAATATTTAAAAACTCCTCCAGATGGAAATGCCTGTTaa
- the LOC106090991 gene encoding serine/threonine-protein phosphatase 2A 56 kDa regulatory subunit gamma isoform isoform X3, translating to MVFNAMLFETNINSNPKKIIDIKTNDNQIQNQHSNKNSTDISSINKKDLYSYPINQNRNKNNIDKKSFNSSFIPANQQPPSGGAVSGYFGLGIPKSPSFHSGLDLLADDDDDRSDLMQATTESSTTSGAAVGVIGCKFKFTNIEEIKAKLSNSSSSPKSVVTKFYNKMPTLHVHDNNSSSSALKSSSTSTSSTSSSHQSSSASISQVSASSAVIHSASGGNIVQNNTNSSMASSASSSSGSGATSATTNSISSTTSSIVSTLAQHFNAATSATQLLTTASSTLGANNKSPVSAATAIKNILNATKNVGNSAGATPSNSVVNNTTPATQTSSSPSSTSSPSAATTTPAATSSSPSSSSNSSSSNNSSVTQSIVSGISISLGIGSNSSSNNCNKSITRNNGHPTSLVTPPTSATTTSSTTPAKSPQQSPPQGHQQANGITDDGNNGNDDDLTPTNNNGSLATQTLQQISGSPGRARDRNVFHSPNSSSAAVQLPLLRETPANEREELFIQKLRQCCTLFDFSEPLSDLKWKEVKRAALHEMVDFLSNQNNVITEAIYPEAINMFAVNLFRTLPPSSNPNGAEFDPEEDEPTLESSWPHLQFVYELFLRFLESPDFQPNIARRFIDHQFVLQLLDLFDSEDPRERDFLKTVLHRIYGKFLGLRAFIRKQINNVFYRFIYETEHHNGIAELLEILGSIINGFALPLKEEHKQFLLKVLLPLHKAKSLSVYHPQLTYCVVQFLEKDPSLAEPVIKSLLKFWPKTHSPKEVMFLNELEELLDVIEPAEFQKVMVPLFRQIAKCVSSPHFQVAERALYYWNNEYIMSLISDNSQVILPIMFPALNRNSKTHWNKTIHGLIYNALKLFMEMNQRLFDECSKNYRQEKQMEREKLSQREGLWQQVETMAKSNPDWTKICGQMDSLSISSSQNEFDQDNDNLDLTYKLDYDDSQQQPQPTQNHTIVQENRE from the exons ATGGTATTTAATGCTATGTTATTTGAAACAAATATTAACAGCAATCCCAAAAAAATTATCGATATTAAAACAAACGATAATCAAATACAAAATCAgcattcgaataaaaattcaaCCGATATTTCTTCCATAAATAAAAAAGACCTCTATTCATATCCAATAAatcaaaatagaaataaaaataacataGATAAGAAATCCTTTAATTCATCATTCATACCGGCTAACCAACAACCACCATCCGGGGGGGCGGTAAGTGGTTATTTTGGCTTAGGCATACCGAAATCCCCATCATTTCATAGTGGATTAGATCTATTggccgatgatgatgatgataggtCGGATCTAATGCAAGCCACAACTGAGTCGTCGACAACAAGTGGTGCTGCTGTTGGTGTTATCGGTTGTAAATTCAAATTCACAAATATTGAAGAAATCAAAGCAAAATTATCAAATAGTTCCTCCTCTCCCAAAAGTGTTGTTACGAAATTCTACAATAAAATGCCAACATTGCATGTTCATGATAATAACAGTAGTAGTTCAGCATTgaaatcatcatcaacatcaacatcatcgaCTTCTTCTTCTCATCAATCATCATCTGCATCAATATCACAAGTGTCAGCATCTTCCGCAGTTATTCACAGTGCATCGGGTGGCAACATTGTGCAGAACAATACAAATTCATCGATGGCCTCCTCGGCATCCTCATCATCTGGCAGTGGTGCAACATCAGCAACTACAAATTCCATATCGTCTACAACTTCATCAATTGTTTCAACATTGGCTCAACATTTTAATGCGGCCACATCAGCTACACAACTATTAACAACAGCATCATCGACACTTGGTGCAAATAACAAG AGTCCCGTAAGTGCTGCTActgcaattaaaaatatattaaacgcCACCAAAAATGTGGGAAATTCCGCTGGGGCCACACCTTCGAACAGTGTTGTCAATAACACCACTCCCGCCACTCAAACTTCATCGTCTCCCTCATCGACATCTTCAccatcagcagcaacaacaacaccggCAGCGACATCATCATCTCCATCTTCATCATCAAACAGTTCTTCGAGTAATAATAGCTCAGTAACCCAATCAATTGTCAGCGGCATAAGTATATCATTGGGAATTGGCAGTAATTCATCCTCAAATAATTGTAATAAATCCATAACGCGCAATAATGGACATCCCACATCACTTGTTACACCCCCAACATCTGCTACCACTACTTCTTCTACTACGCCAGCAAAATCACCCCAACAAAGTCCACCACAAGGACATCAACAAGCAAATGGCATTACGGACGATGGCAACAACGGCAATGACGACGATCTTACGCCAACCAATAATAACGGATCATTAGCCACACAAACCTTACAGCAAATTTCCGGTAGCCCGGGTAGAGCTAGAGACCGCAATGTATTTCATTCACCAAACTCATCATCTGCCGCAGTACAGTTACCATTACTACGAG AAACTCCCGCCAATGAACGCGAGGaactttttatacaaaaactAAGACAATGCTGTACACTGTTCGATTTTTCCGAACCTTTAAGCGACCTAAAATGGAAGGAGGTTAAACGTGCGGCCCTTCATGAAATGGTGGATTTTTTATCCAATCAAAATAATGTCATTACCGAGGCCATTTATCCGGAAGCAATCAATATG TTTGCTGTAAATTTATTTCGCACTTTGCCGCCTTCATCTAATCCCAATGGTGCCGAATTTGATCCCGAAGAAGATGAACCAACCTTAGAGTCGTCATGGCCGCATCTGCAATTTGTTTATGAGttatttttgagatttttggaaTCACCAGATTTTCAACCTAATATTGCTAGACGTTTCATCGATCATCAATTCGTTTTGCAATTGTTGGATTTGTTTGACTCTGAAGATCCACGAGAACGTGATTTCCTTAAGACTGTTTTACATCGTATTTACGGAAAATTTTTAGGTTTGAGAGCATTTATACGCAAACAAATCAACAATGTTTTCTATAG GTTTATCTATGAAACTGAGCATCATAATGGGATAGCTGAACTATTAGAAATTTTGGGCAGTATAATCAATGGATTTGCTTTACCTCTCAAAGAGGAACACAAACAATTTTTGCTCAAAGTTCTACTACCATTGCATAAGGCAAAAAGCCTCTCAGTGTATCATCCACAATTAACCTATTGTgtagtacagtttttggaaaaagATCCCAGTTTAGCGGAACCAGTTATAAA aagccttttgaaattttggcctaAAACTCATAGCCCCAAAGAAGTTATGTTTTTGAATGAACTGGAGGAGCTGCTTGATGTTATAGAACCAGCTGAATTCCAAAAAGTAATGGTACCACTATTCCGTCAAATTGCCAAATGTGTCTCTTCGCCTCACTTTCAAGTGGCCGAACGGGCGCTTTACTATTGGAACAACGAGTATATAATGTCCTTAATATCAGACAACTCTCAAGTGATTTTGCCAATAATGTTTCCTGCCTTGAATCGCAATTCGAAAACGCACTGGAACAAAACGATACATGGACTAATTTATAATGCTTTGAAGCTGTTCATGGAAATGAATCAACGTTTATTTGACGAATGTAGCAAAAATTACCGACAGGAGAAGCAAAT GGAACGTGAAAAGTTGTCACAACGTGAGGGTCTTTggcaacaagttgaaactatgGCTAAAAGTAATCCCGATTGGACCAAGATATGTGGTCAAATGGACAGTTTAAGTATTTCAAGTAGTCAAAATGAATTCGATCAAGATAATGATAACCTAGACCTAACCTATAAGTTGGATTACGATGATAGTCAGCAGCAACCGCAGCCAACACAGAACCATACTATAGTACAGGAAAATCGTGAG TGA
- the LOC106090991 gene encoding serine/threonine-protein phosphatase 2A 56 kDa regulatory subunit gamma isoform isoform X1 gives MVFNAMLFETNINSNPKKIIDIKTNDNQIQNQHSNKNSTDISSINKKDLYSYPINQNRNKNNIDKKSFNSSFIPANQQPPSGGAVSGYFGLGIPKSPSFHSGLDLLADDDDDRSDLMQATTESSTTSGAAVGVIGCKFKFTNIEEIKAKLSNSSSSPKSVVTKFYNKMPTLHVHDNNSSSSALKSSSTSTSSTSSSHQSSSASISQVSASSAVIHSASGGNIVQNNTNSSMASSASSSSGSGATSATTNSISSTTSSIVSTLAQHFNAATSATQLLTTASSTLGANNKSPVSAATAIKNILNATKNVGNSAGATPSNSVVNNTTPATQTSSSPSSTSSPSAATTTPAATSSSPSSSSNSSSSNNSSVTQSIVSGISISLGIGSNSSSNNCNKSITRNNGHPTSLVTPPTSATTTSSTTPAKSPQQSPPQGHQQANGITDDGNNGNDDDLTPTNNNGSLATQTLQQISGSPGRARDRNVFHSPNSSSAAVQLPLLRETPANEREELFIQKLRQCCTLFDFSEPLSDLKWKEVKRAALHEMVDFLSNQNNVITEAIYPEAINMFAVNLFRTLPPSSNPNGAEFDPEEDEPTLESSWPHLQFVYELFLRFLESPDFQPNIARRFIDHQFVLQLLDLFDSEDPRERDFLKTVLHRIYGKFLGLRAFIRKQINNVFYRFIYETEHHNGIAELLEILGSIINGFALPLKEEHKQFLLKVLLPLHKAKSLSVYHPQLTYCVVQFLEKDPSLAEPVIKSLLKFWPKTHSPKEVMFLNELEELLDVIEPAEFQKVMVPLFRQIAKCVSSPHFQVAERALYYWNNEYIMSLISDNSQVILPIMFPALNRNSKTHWNKTIHGLIYNALKLFMEMNQRLFDECSKNYRQEKQMEREKLSQREGLWQQVETMAKSNPDWTKICGQMDSLSISSSQNEFDQDNDNLDLTYKLDYDDSQQQPQPTQNHTIVQENREKSPRNMDKPLLRRKSDLPADSGTVHALIEHKRPDEYLKTPPDGNAC, from the exons ATGGTATTTAATGCTATGTTATTTGAAACAAATATTAACAGCAATCCCAAAAAAATTATCGATATTAAAACAAACGATAATCAAATACAAAATCAgcattcgaataaaaattcaaCCGATATTTCTTCCATAAATAAAAAAGACCTCTATTCATATCCAATAAatcaaaatagaaataaaaataacataGATAAGAAATCCTTTAATTCATCATTCATACCGGCTAACCAACAACCACCATCCGGGGGGGCGGTAAGTGGTTATTTTGGCTTAGGCATACCGAAATCCCCATCATTTCATAGTGGATTAGATCTATTggccgatgatgatgatgataggtCGGATCTAATGCAAGCCACAACTGAGTCGTCGACAACAAGTGGTGCTGCTGTTGGTGTTATCGGTTGTAAATTCAAATTCACAAATATTGAAGAAATCAAAGCAAAATTATCAAATAGTTCCTCCTCTCCCAAAAGTGTTGTTACGAAATTCTACAATAAAATGCCAACATTGCATGTTCATGATAATAACAGTAGTAGTTCAGCATTgaaatcatcatcaacatcaacatcatcgaCTTCTTCTTCTCATCAATCATCATCTGCATCAATATCACAAGTGTCAGCATCTTCCGCAGTTATTCACAGTGCATCGGGTGGCAACATTGTGCAGAACAATACAAATTCATCGATGGCCTCCTCGGCATCCTCATCATCTGGCAGTGGTGCAACATCAGCAACTACAAATTCCATATCGTCTACAACTTCATCAATTGTTTCAACATTGGCTCAACATTTTAATGCGGCCACATCAGCTACACAACTATTAACAACAGCATCATCGACACTTGGTGCAAATAACAAG AGTCCCGTAAGTGCTGCTActgcaattaaaaatatattaaacgcCACCAAAAATGTGGGAAATTCCGCTGGGGCCACACCTTCGAACAGTGTTGTCAATAACACCACTCCCGCCACTCAAACTTCATCGTCTCCCTCATCGACATCTTCAccatcagcagcaacaacaacaccggCAGCGACATCATCATCTCCATCTTCATCATCAAACAGTTCTTCGAGTAATAATAGCTCAGTAACCCAATCAATTGTCAGCGGCATAAGTATATCATTGGGAATTGGCAGTAATTCATCCTCAAATAATTGTAATAAATCCATAACGCGCAATAATGGACATCCCACATCACTTGTTACACCCCCAACATCTGCTACCACTACTTCTTCTACTACGCCAGCAAAATCACCCCAACAAAGTCCACCACAAGGACATCAACAAGCAAATGGCATTACGGACGATGGCAACAACGGCAATGACGACGATCTTACGCCAACCAATAATAACGGATCATTAGCCACACAAACCTTACAGCAAATTTCCGGTAGCCCGGGTAGAGCTAGAGACCGCAATGTATTTCATTCACCAAACTCATCATCTGCCGCAGTACAGTTACCATTACTACGAG AAACTCCCGCCAATGAACGCGAGGaactttttatacaaaaactAAGACAATGCTGTACACTGTTCGATTTTTCCGAACCTTTAAGCGACCTAAAATGGAAGGAGGTTAAACGTGCGGCCCTTCATGAAATGGTGGATTTTTTATCCAATCAAAATAATGTCATTACCGAGGCCATTTATCCGGAAGCAATCAATATG TTTGCTGTAAATTTATTTCGCACTTTGCCGCCTTCATCTAATCCCAATGGTGCCGAATTTGATCCCGAAGAAGATGAACCAACCTTAGAGTCGTCATGGCCGCATCTGCAATTTGTTTATGAGttatttttgagatttttggaaTCACCAGATTTTCAACCTAATATTGCTAGACGTTTCATCGATCATCAATTCGTTTTGCAATTGTTGGATTTGTTTGACTCTGAAGATCCACGAGAACGTGATTTCCTTAAGACTGTTTTACATCGTATTTACGGAAAATTTTTAGGTTTGAGAGCATTTATACGCAAACAAATCAACAATGTTTTCTATAG GTTTATCTATGAAACTGAGCATCATAATGGGATAGCTGAACTATTAGAAATTTTGGGCAGTATAATCAATGGATTTGCTTTACCTCTCAAAGAGGAACACAAACAATTTTTGCTCAAAGTTCTACTACCATTGCATAAGGCAAAAAGCCTCTCAGTGTATCATCCACAATTAACCTATTGTgtagtacagtttttggaaaaagATCCCAGTTTAGCGGAACCAGTTATAAA aagccttttgaaattttggcctaAAACTCATAGCCCCAAAGAAGTTATGTTTTTGAATGAACTGGAGGAGCTGCTTGATGTTATAGAACCAGCTGAATTCCAAAAAGTAATGGTACCACTATTCCGTCAAATTGCCAAATGTGTCTCTTCGCCTCACTTTCAAGTGGCCGAACGGGCGCTTTACTATTGGAACAACGAGTATATAATGTCCTTAATATCAGACAACTCTCAAGTGATTTTGCCAATAATGTTTCCTGCCTTGAATCGCAATTCGAAAACGCACTGGAACAAAACGATACATGGACTAATTTATAATGCTTTGAAGCTGTTCATGGAAATGAATCAACGTTTATTTGACGAATGTAGCAAAAATTACCGACAGGAGAAGCAAAT GGAACGTGAAAAGTTGTCACAACGTGAGGGTCTTTggcaacaagttgaaactatgGCTAAAAGTAATCCCGATTGGACCAAGATATGTGGTCAAATGGACAGTTTAAGTATTTCAAGTAGTCAAAATGAATTCGATCAAGATAATGATAACCTAGACCTAACCTATAAGTTGGATTACGATGATAGTCAGCAGCAACCGCAGCCAACACAGAACCATACTATAGTACAGGAAAATCGTGAG AAATCGCCACGTAATATGGATAAACCATTGCTTAGACGAAAATCAGATTTGCCCGCTGATAGCGGAACTGTTCATGCACTTATTGAGCACAAAAGGCCAGATGAATATTTAAAAACTCCTCCAGATGGAAATGCCTGTTaa
- the LOC106090991 gene encoding serine/threonine-protein phosphatase 2A 56 kDa regulatory subunit gamma isoform isoform X2: protein MVFNAMLFETNINSNPKKIIDIKTNDNQIQNQHSNKNSTDISSINKKDLYSYPINQNRNKNNIDKKSFNSSFIPANQQPPSGGAVSGYFGLGIPKSPSFHSGLDLLADDDDDRSDLMQATTESSTTSGAAVGVIGCKFKFTNIEEIKAKLSNSSSSPKSVVTKFYNKMPTLHVHDNNSSSSALKSSSTSTSSTSSSHQSSSASISQVSASSAVIHSASGGNIVQNNTNSSMASSASSSSGSGATSATTNSISSTTSSIVSTLAQHFNAATSATQLLTTASSTLGANNKSPVSAATAIKNILNATKNVGNSAGATPSNSVVNNTTPATQTSSSPSSTSSPSAATTTPAATSSSPSSSSNSSSSNNSSVTQSIVSGISISLGIGSNSSSNNCNKSITRNNGHPTSLVTPPTSATTTSSTTPAKSPQQSPPQGHQQANGITDDGNNGNDDDLTPTNNNGSLATQTLQQISGSPGRARDRNVFHSPNSSSAAVQLPLLRETPANEREELFIQKLRQCCTLFDFSEPLSDLKWKEVKRAALHEMVDFLSNQNNVITEAIYPEAINMFAVNLFRTLPPSSNPNGAEFDPEEDEPTLESSWPHLQFVYELFLRFLESPDFQPNIARRFIDHQFVLQLLDLFDSEDPRERDFLKTVLHRIYGKFLGLRAFIRKQINNVFYRFIYETEHHNGIAELLEILGSIINGFALPLKEEHKQFLLKVLLPLHKAKSLSVYHPQLTYCVVQFLEKDPSLAEPVIKSLLKFWPKTHSPKEVMFLNELEELLDVIEPAEFQKVMVPLFRQIAKCVSSPHFQVAERALYYWNNEYIMSLISDNSQVILPIMFPALNRNSKTHWNKTIHGLIYNALKLFMEMNQRLFDECSKNYRQEKQMEREKLSQREGLWQQVETMAKSNPDWTKICGQMDSLSISSSQNEFDQDNDNLDLTYKLDYDDSQQQPQPTQNHTIVQENRERFVALQE, encoded by the exons ATGGTATTTAATGCTATGTTATTTGAAACAAATATTAACAGCAATCCCAAAAAAATTATCGATATTAAAACAAACGATAATCAAATACAAAATCAgcattcgaataaaaattcaaCCGATATTTCTTCCATAAATAAAAAAGACCTCTATTCATATCCAATAAatcaaaatagaaataaaaataacataGATAAGAAATCCTTTAATTCATCATTCATACCGGCTAACCAACAACCACCATCCGGGGGGGCGGTAAGTGGTTATTTTGGCTTAGGCATACCGAAATCCCCATCATTTCATAGTGGATTAGATCTATTggccgatgatgatgatgataggtCGGATCTAATGCAAGCCACAACTGAGTCGTCGACAACAAGTGGTGCTGCTGTTGGTGTTATCGGTTGTAAATTCAAATTCACAAATATTGAAGAAATCAAAGCAAAATTATCAAATAGTTCCTCCTCTCCCAAAAGTGTTGTTACGAAATTCTACAATAAAATGCCAACATTGCATGTTCATGATAATAACAGTAGTAGTTCAGCATTgaaatcatcatcaacatcaacatcatcgaCTTCTTCTTCTCATCAATCATCATCTGCATCAATATCACAAGTGTCAGCATCTTCCGCAGTTATTCACAGTGCATCGGGTGGCAACATTGTGCAGAACAATACAAATTCATCGATGGCCTCCTCGGCATCCTCATCATCTGGCAGTGGTGCAACATCAGCAACTACAAATTCCATATCGTCTACAACTTCATCAATTGTTTCAACATTGGCTCAACATTTTAATGCGGCCACATCAGCTACACAACTATTAACAACAGCATCATCGACACTTGGTGCAAATAACAAG AGTCCCGTAAGTGCTGCTActgcaattaaaaatatattaaacgcCACCAAAAATGTGGGAAATTCCGCTGGGGCCACACCTTCGAACAGTGTTGTCAATAACACCACTCCCGCCACTCAAACTTCATCGTCTCCCTCATCGACATCTTCAccatcagcagcaacaacaacaccggCAGCGACATCATCATCTCCATCTTCATCATCAAACAGTTCTTCGAGTAATAATAGCTCAGTAACCCAATCAATTGTCAGCGGCATAAGTATATCATTGGGAATTGGCAGTAATTCATCCTCAAATAATTGTAATAAATCCATAACGCGCAATAATGGACATCCCACATCACTTGTTACACCCCCAACATCTGCTACCACTACTTCTTCTACTACGCCAGCAAAATCACCCCAACAAAGTCCACCACAAGGACATCAACAAGCAAATGGCATTACGGACGATGGCAACAACGGCAATGACGACGATCTTACGCCAACCAATAATAACGGATCATTAGCCACACAAACCTTACAGCAAATTTCCGGTAGCCCGGGTAGAGCTAGAGACCGCAATGTATTTCATTCACCAAACTCATCATCTGCCGCAGTACAGTTACCATTACTACGAG AAACTCCCGCCAATGAACGCGAGGaactttttatacaaaaactAAGACAATGCTGTACACTGTTCGATTTTTCCGAACCTTTAAGCGACCTAAAATGGAAGGAGGTTAAACGTGCGGCCCTTCATGAAATGGTGGATTTTTTATCCAATCAAAATAATGTCATTACCGAGGCCATTTATCCGGAAGCAATCAATATG TTTGCTGTAAATTTATTTCGCACTTTGCCGCCTTCATCTAATCCCAATGGTGCCGAATTTGATCCCGAAGAAGATGAACCAACCTTAGAGTCGTCATGGCCGCATCTGCAATTTGTTTATGAGttatttttgagatttttggaaTCACCAGATTTTCAACCTAATATTGCTAGACGTTTCATCGATCATCAATTCGTTTTGCAATTGTTGGATTTGTTTGACTCTGAAGATCCACGAGAACGTGATTTCCTTAAGACTGTTTTACATCGTATTTACGGAAAATTTTTAGGTTTGAGAGCATTTATACGCAAACAAATCAACAATGTTTTCTATAG GTTTATCTATGAAACTGAGCATCATAATGGGATAGCTGAACTATTAGAAATTTTGGGCAGTATAATCAATGGATTTGCTTTACCTCTCAAAGAGGAACACAAACAATTTTTGCTCAAAGTTCTACTACCATTGCATAAGGCAAAAAGCCTCTCAGTGTATCATCCACAATTAACCTATTGTgtagtacagtttttggaaaaagATCCCAGTTTAGCGGAACCAGTTATAAA aagccttttgaaattttggcctaAAACTCATAGCCCCAAAGAAGTTATGTTTTTGAATGAACTGGAGGAGCTGCTTGATGTTATAGAACCAGCTGAATTCCAAAAAGTAATGGTACCACTATTCCGTCAAATTGCCAAATGTGTCTCTTCGCCTCACTTTCAAGTGGCCGAACGGGCGCTTTACTATTGGAACAACGAGTATATAATGTCCTTAATATCAGACAACTCTCAAGTGATTTTGCCAATAATGTTTCCTGCCTTGAATCGCAATTCGAAAACGCACTGGAACAAAACGATACATGGACTAATTTATAATGCTTTGAAGCTGTTCATGGAAATGAATCAACGTTTATTTGACGAATGTAGCAAAAATTACCGACAGGAGAAGCAAAT GGAACGTGAAAAGTTGTCACAACGTGAGGGTCTTTggcaacaagttgaaactatgGCTAAAAGTAATCCCGATTGGACCAAGATATGTGGTCAAATGGACAGTTTAAGTATTTCAAGTAGTCAAAATGAATTCGATCAAGATAATGATAACCTAGACCTAACCTATAAGTTGGATTACGATGATAGTCAGCAGCAACCGCAGCCAACACAGAACCATACTATAGTACAGGAAAATCGTGAG cGTTTTGTAGCTTTGCAAGAGTAG